The Candidatus Sericytochromatia bacterium genome includes the window CCCTGCAGGATGGTCACGCGGCGCGCCGCTCCGCCCTGATTGCGGAACGCGCGCTGGGCGACTACCTCAATCTGACACGCCGCTGGGAGCGCACCTATGGCGATCGCGCCAAGGATGCGATCGAAGAGCAGATGCTGCGCACGCTGAAGGATGCCCTGGATGACGTGCAGCGCGTGACCTCGCGGGAGGGCCGCGACGAGATCGACCGCCGCGCCTACGACCTGGCCGACCGTGGCCTGGACCGTTACGAGTTGTTGTATCGCGAATGGCGCGCGACCTACGGTCGGGAGCAGGCCCGTCTGGTCGTGAACGAGATGCTGCGCATGTTTGTGGACACGCTCGAGGCCATTCGCGACAACGCCTGAGCGGCAACGAAACAGGCTGGCCCCCTGTCGGCGAAAGATTTGCCGTCCGGGGGCTTTCTTGCGGTGGGGCGTCGCGACGTGCCCGCTGGCACGCGCGGCCGCCTCGAGGTGGTAGCATGAGCGCCATGAGGCGTCTGCTTGCTTGTGTCTCGGCCGTGCTGGTGCTGGCCTCGCCGGTTCTTGCCGAGGCCACCCCGCCAGGCAGCCTGGTCTCGCCCTTTGTCTGGCGCCTGGTTGCGCCGGGTGCCTCGCCCGGCGAGGTCGACCACCTGATCGGCACCATGCACGTGCCGCTCGGCCCGCGGGAGTTCCTGCCGCCGCCCCTGGTGGAACTGCTTCGGCGCGCCGAGGGCTTCACCATGGAAGTCGACCTGGCGCGGGTATCGGCCGCTGCGGTGGCGCACTGGACCCGTCACCAGCAGCCGCAGGCCCTGAAACGGGCCCTGGGCCCGGCCGACTGGGCGACGCTGGCCCGCAAGGCCCGGGCGGTGGGCCTGGAGCCCGCCAGCCTGGAGGGCTACAAGGCCTGGTACGTGTCGTTGCTGCTGGTGCCCACGCAAGCCGAGGCCGGGCGTCTGATGGACAGCTGCCTGCGCCGGGAGGCCGAGGCGGGGGGGGCGGTCTCCCGTTACCTCGAAACCCCCGATGACCAGTTTCAGGCGCTGGATGCCGTCTCGGATGCGGAGGACCTGAAACAGCTGCGGGAGGCCCTGCATCAGCCGGACAGCCTGGCCGATGAGGCGGCCCGCATCGAGCATGCCTACCGCCGAGGCGACCTGGCGGCGATCGAGCAGGATCTGCTGGCCTCCGATCGCCTGGCCGCCTATCCGGACTTCTACGAGCAGGTCTTCTGGGCGCGCAACCGGCGATGGCTGCCGGTGCTGGAAGAACAAGCCCGCCAGCAGCGGCTGGTGGCGGCGGTCGGCCTGGGGCACCTGCTCGGGCCAAAAGGATTGCTGGCATCGCTTGCCGCCCGCGGCTGGCAGGTGACGCGCTGGTTGTGAGGCCCCTCCAGCGTGCCCGCCGGGCGGCATTCCGCAGTATAATCGAGCCATGCCCACGCTCGCCTATACCTTCGACCTGACCCTGCCCCACACCCACCTGGTGTCGGTCAAGCTGGAACTTCCGGCCCACGGGGAGATGCATGCCGACATGATGCTGCCGGCCTGGCTGCCCGGGGCCTACAAGATTTTCGACAATGCGCGCAACATCCGTGCGTTCGAGGCCGAGGGCCCCGAAGGCAACCCGCTGCGCGTCGAGCGACGTGACTGGCAGACCTGGCGGGTTTATCACGGGGGCGATGCCGCGACGATCCGCTATGAGGTGTACGTGAACAAGCCGGAGATCCATCAGGGCCAGATGGATGCCGAGCACGCCTTCCTGAATCCGGGCGTGCTGGCCGTCTTTCCCAAAGGCCATCAGGAAGACTGGCCGGTGACGCTGGCGCTCAATCTGCCCGAGGGTTGGCGGGTGGCGACAGGCTTGAAACCCACGGGCGAGAGCGGCTACCGGGCTGCTAGCTACGAGCAGTTCATCGATTGTCCGCTGCAATGTGGCCAGTTTGCCATGGCCCATTTCAACCACGACGGGATTCGCTACGAGGTGGTCTACGAGGGGGCGACCCCCTGGGACCCGGCCATGCTGATTCCGCCCTTACGGCGCATCATCACAGCCGCTTCGGACCTGTGGGGGCGCCCGCCGCTGGACCGCTACGTGTTCATGTATCTGGAGACCGAGGCCGATTTTCTGAACGGTCTCGAACACGCCAACTCCACCATCATCACGGGGCCCGTCACCGACCCGCAGCGGCTGGATGGCCTGCTGACCATCACGAC containing:
- a CDS encoding TraB/GumN family protein, whose translation is MSAMRRLLACVSAVLVLASPVLAEATPPGSLVSPFVWRLVAPGASPGEVDHLIGTMHVPLGPREFLPPPLVELLRRAEGFTMEVDLARVSAAAVAHWTRHQQPQALKRALGPADWATLARKARAVGLEPASLEGYKAWYVSLLLVPTQAEAGRLMDSCLRREAEAGGAVSRYLETPDDQFQALDAVSDAEDLKQLREALHQPDSLADEAARIEHAYRRGDLAAIEQDLLASDRLAAYPDFYEQVFWARNRRWLPVLEEQARQQRLVAAVGLGHLLGPKGLLASLAARGWQVTRWL